In Chanodichthys erythropterus isolate Z2021 chromosome 9, ASM2448905v1, whole genome shotgun sequence, a genomic segment contains:
- the slc5a9 gene encoding sodium/glucose cotransporter 4 — protein sequence MPTSPEPVTGTQEPEVPAKFAFEAADIAVVVVYFVFVLAVGIWSSVRANRGTVGGYFLAGRSMTWWPIGASLMSSNVGSGLFIGLAGTGAAGGLAVGGFEWNAAWVLIALGWIFVPVYITAGVVTMPEYLRKRFGGQRIRIYMSVLSLILYIFTKISTDIFSGALFIQVSLGWDLYLSTVVLLAVTALYTIAGGLTAVIYTDALQTVIMVIGAFVLMFIAFDKVGWYEGLLVQYERAIPAIKVPNTTCHLPRSDAFHIFRDPVTGDIPWPGLIFGLTVLATWVWCTDQVIVQRSLSAKNLSHAKGGSVLGGYLKVFPMFFVVMPGMISRALYPNEVGCVDPDECLKICGASVGCSNIAYPKLVVELMPVGLRGLMIAVMMAALMSSLTSIFNSSSTLFTMDIWQRIRPRASERELMVVGRVFILFLVALSIVWIPIIQTANSGQLFDYIQAITSYLAPPITTVFIMAIFWERVNEQGAFWGLIVGLVVGTVRMVMEFVYGTPSCGEKDLRPALLKDVHYLYFALILLALTALIITTVSLCTAPIPEQHLVRLTWWTRHSKKERVELKDPWARGSEPAGSDPSTTESEGSDEDTPSWWKRAGMWLCGLSHVAKQEMSEEERQALEKKLTSIEEDHAWKTVCNVNALILLTVNVFLWGYFA from the exons ATGCCAACTTCACCTGAGCCTGTAACGGGCACCCAAGAGCCCGAGGTGCCCGCGAAGTTTGCTTTTGAGGCTGCTGATATTGCTGTGGTTGTAGTCTACTTCGTGTTTGTGTTGGCAGTCGGAATATGG TCCTCAGTCAGAGCCAACCGTGGGACGGTGGGTGGATACTTTTTGGCAGGACGATCCATGACATGGTGGCCA ATTGGTGCCTCTTTGATGTCCAGTAACGTAGGCAGTGGTCTGTTCATTGGATTAGCAGGGACAGGAGCCGCTGGGGGACTCGCAGTCGGGGGATTTGAGTGGAAT GCAGCGTGGGTCCTCATTGCCTTGGGCTGGATTTTTGTGCCTGTGTATATTACTGCTGGAGTGGTCACAATGCCAGAGTATCTGAGGAAGAGGTTCGGGGGTCAGCGCATTCGAATCTACATGAGTGTGCTGTCTCTCATCCTTTACATCTTCACCAAGATATCA ACAGACATTTTTTCAGGGGCTTTATTCATCCAGGTGTCACTGGGGTGGGACCTGTATCTCTCCACCGTTGTGCTGCTAGCTGTCACTGCACTCTATACTATAGCTG GTGGGCTGACAGCAGTAATCTACACTGATGCCTTACAGACTGTCATCATGGTAATAGGAGCATTTGTCCTCATGTTCATAG CATTTGACAAAGTTGGATGGTATGAGGGTTTGCTGGTTCAGTATGAAAGAGCTATACCTGCTATCAAGGTTCCCAACACCACTTGCCATCTTCCTCGGTCTGATGCCTTTCATATCTTCAGAGATCCAGTGACAGGAGACATTCCTTGGCCAGGCCTGATCTTTGGACTCACAGTTCTGGCCACATGGGTGTGGTGCACAGACCAG GTAATAGTGCAAAGATCTCTGTCTGCCAAAAACTTGTCCCATGCCAAAGGTGGTTCAGTACTCGGTGGCTACCTCAAGGTCTTCCCTATGTTCTTCGTTGTTATGCCAGGAATGATCAGCAGAGCCCTTTACCCAA ATGAAGTAGGATGTGTGGATCCTGATGAGTGTCTGAAGATCTGTGGGGCCAGTGTTGGCTGCTCTAACATTGCTTATCCAAAGCTAGTTGTGGAGCTCATGCCAGTGG GTTTGAGAGGTCTGATGATCGCTGTAATGATGGCAGCGCTCATGTCCTCTCTCACCTCTATATTCAACAGTAGCAGTACTCTGTTCACCATGGACATTTGGCAACGAATCCGGCCACGGGCCTCTGAGAGAGAGCTCATGGTAGTGGGCAG GGTGTTCATTTTATTCCTAGTGGCCCTGAGCATTGTGTGGATTCCTATCATTCAAACAGCCAATAGTGGACAGCTGTTTGACTACATTCAGGCCATCACTAGCTACCTGGCACCTCCCATCACCACAGTGTTTATTATGGCCATCTTCTGGGAGCGAGTAAATGAACAG GGTGCGTTTTGGGGTCTGATAGTGGGACTTGTGGTTGGCACAGTGAGGATGGTAATGGAATTTGTCTATGGCACCCCATCATGCGGAGAGAAAGACCTGCGTCCCGCCCTGCTGAAAGATGTGCACTACCTGTATTTTGCTCTAATTCTGCTTGCACTGACAGCTTTGATCATCACAACTGTCAGCCTCTGCACTGCACCTATTCCAGAGCAACAC CTTGTTCGTTTGACCTGGTGGACAAGACACAGTAAGAAAGAGCGTGTAGAGCTGAAAGATCCCTGGGCTAGAGGCTCTGAACCAGCAGGCTCTGATCCCAGCACTACAGAGTCAGAGGGGTCGGATGAGGACACGCCTTCATGGTGGAAGCGTGCTGGAATGTGGCTGTGTGGTCTCTCACATGTGGCTAAACAAGAGATGAGTGAGGAGGAACGGCAGGCTCTGGAAAAGAAACTCACGAGTATTGAAGAAGACCACGCTTGGAAGACTGTCTGCAATGTCAATGCCCTCATTTTACTCACTGTCAATGTCTTTCTTTGGGGGTACTTTGCTTGA
- the dnttip2 gene encoding deoxynucleotidyltransferase terminal-interacting protein 2: MVATRRGTSVGSPMKNSSDENSGATQPSLSARRTRRRTLMEESQYQAELTGDSTASSLAASPPKRDTRRSTRLLADKKQPDSTHEADVSESESCCSVVSDVQATPRTRRRTVVREKRAEQDEVSEAESCSSTVSATRSRRAPRSLRKCVLTSAASKDAEKVDDDEDPSGAESCSSAVSVTKVTDTHRITRSHRKTAVPTTEADPFDPESCSSSVSSLRGSVVRRSARNPRVKLIEPIPLSLEETTDAPSSPLPRKLRDRRRKTGAEDDEYNSDGCKSGPSMSPWRSTRRQAKLKTESDSESVATDVCTSQGSPSPQRGRGTPCSSRTGSASSARAVPVTRTRSKARLTDDVGDTAMPEEQKEGEEHELHHESIPVLDGDKAEDTVDQLDSTMTTDTSEALECTMIEEKAEDTTIVLDQDEPIEMLEPQSSTRDIKPVEDRGTETLTPQEEPVTETSVTLTEDREEPGDVSIENEPEFVETSHVVVHQTCTEPVEIIEGQRCSEPVKEDTVEAAPKDLIPVVVEEHEEMVECEKKGVIVTEEATDTVKTTDSDLEGPSTSSRTQANLTTTVETSKKPPPQKEMISLLDSSEDEDSADEGLLSEEEGCSQEAEDVQSEDHVMSEAEAHGNGLFVIDTRPGRQPDEQYYVDAKQIEEEDEDDFVDEEGEDDEDADSKVLFTPRKPLMQLSSSIDTGLKMKELGGLYISFDGIKPKNLTNISKTQKNLNNQDELLKKSVIVPDFEKKDAVPPYKESKNAAKLKRKAEREKTSGDGWFNMKAPELTEELKNDLKALQMRSAMDPKRFYKKNDREGFPKYFQVGTVVDSPVDFYNSRIPKKQRKRTIVEELLADAEFRSYNKKKYQEIMTEKAAQAAGKTNKKHKFHKKKMNK, encoded by the exons ATGGTGGCCACCAGGAGAGGAACGAGCGTGGGCTCCCCTATGAAAAATAGTAGCGATGAAAACTCTGGAGCCACG CAGCCTTCTCTTTCGGCCAGAAGAACACGGCGCAGAACGCTAATGGAGGAAAGCCAGTACCAAGCTGAACTTACTGGCGACAGTACCGCCTCTTCCTTAGCAGCAAGTCCGCCCAAGCGAGACACAAGAAGATCCACTCGTCTCCTTGCTGACAAAAAGCAGCCTGACTCTACTCATGAAGCTGATGTGTCTGAGTCAGAATCTTGCTGCTCTGTAGTTTCTGATGTACAAGCAACTCCTAGAACCCGACGGAGAACTGTGGTCAGGGAGAAGCGCGCTGAACAGGATGAGGTATCTGAAGCCGAATCCTGCTCATCTACAGTTTCCGCGACCCGTTCTCGTAGAGCCCCTCGCAGCCTGAGGAAATGTGTTCTGACTTCAGCGGCCTCAAAGGATGCTGAAAAGGTAGATGACGATGAGGATCCCTCAGGGGCTGAGTCCTGTAGTTCTGCTGTATCCGTCACAAAAGTTACGGACACTCATCGGATAACAAGGAGCCATCGGAAGACTGCTGTTCCTACCACAGAAGCAGATCCATTTGATCCAGAGTCATGCTCCTCCAGTGTTTCCAGCCTTCGTGGCTCTGTGGTCCGCAGATCTGCACGAAACCCGAGGGTAAAACTGATCGAGCCAATCCCTTTGAGCTTAGAGGAAACCACAGACGCCCCTTCTTCTCCATTACCCAGGAAGCTGAGAGATCGTAGACGCAAAACTGGTGCTGAAGATGATGAATACAACTCTGATGGATGCAAGTCCGGTCCCAGCATGAGTCCCTGGAGATCCACAAGGCGCCAAGCCAAACTCAAAACCGAATCCGATTCAGAATCGGTAGCTACTGACGTCTGCACCTCTCAGGGGAGCCCAAGCCCTCAGAGGGGAAGAGGGACTCCTTGTAGTAGCCGAACCGGGTCTGCCAGTAGTGCCCGTGCGGTTCCTGTAACCAGGACAAGAAGTAAAGCAAGATTGACTGATGATGTTGGTGACACTGCCATGCCTGAGGAACAGAAAGAGGGTGAGGAGCATGAACTTCATCATGAAAGTATTCCAGTCCTTGATGGAGATAAGGCTGAAGACACAGTAGATCAACTGGACAGCACCATGACCACGGACACCAGTGAAGCCCTAGAATGCACCATGATTGAGGAGAAAGCTGAAGATACCACTATAGTTCTTGATCAGGATGAGCCCATCGAGATGCTAGAACCTCAGAGCAGCACGCGAGACATCAAGCCAGTGGAGGACCGTGGAACCGAAACTCTGACGCCTCAGGAAGAACCAGTGACTGAAACTTCTGTTACACTAACTGAAGATAGAGAAGAACCTGGTGATGTTTCCATTGAAAATGAGCCAGAGTTTGTGGAAACAAGCCATGTTGTTGTGCATCAAACATGTACTGAGCCTGTTGAAATCATTGAAGGTCAGAGATGTTCTGAACCTGTGAAGGAGGATACGGTAGAAGCCGCCCCAAAAGATCTTATACCAGTTGTAGTTGAGGAGCATGAGGAAATGGTCGAGTGTGAGAAGAAAGGTGTAATAGTTACTGAGGAAGCTACTGACACTGTTAAGACAACAGACTCTGACCTTGAAGGCCCTTCTACAAGCTCACGTACTCAAGCAAATTTGACCACCACAGTGGAAACTTCGAAGAAACCTCCTCCCCAGAAAGAAATGATCAGTTTACTTGACAGCAGTGAGGATGAAGACAGTGCTGATGAAGGTCTGCTTTCAGAGGAGGAGGGATGTTCACAAGAAGCTGAAGATGTGCAGAGTGAAGACCATGTGATGTCAGAAGCAGAGGCTCATGGTAATGGACTGTTTGTCATAGACACTAGACCTGGACGACAGCCTGATGAACAGTACTATGTTGATGCCAAGCAAAtagaggaagaggatgaggatGATTTTGTTGACGAAGAGGGAGAGGATGATGAAGACGCCGATTCAAAAGTGCTCTTCACTCCCAGAAAGCCTCT gatgCAACTATCTAGTTCCATTGACACAGGTTTGAAAATGAAGGAACTTGGTGGTTTGTACATCAGTTTTGATGGTATTAAGCCGAAGAATCTTACCAACATTTCAAAAACCCAGAAGAACCTGAACAATCAGGATGag TTGCTGAAGAAGAGTGTTATCGTTCCGGATTTTGAGAAGAAAGATGCTGTGCCACCTTACAAGGAATCAAAGAATGCTGCTAAACTCAAGCGCAAG GCGGAAAGAGAAAAGACATCTGGCGATGGCTGGTTCAACATGAAAGCTCCTGAATTAACAGAGGAGCTCAAAAATGACCTCAAGGCACTACAGATGCGCTCAGCCATGGACCCAAAGCGCTTCTACAAGAAGAATGACAGAGAAGGATTTCCCAAATACTTTCAG GTTGGTACAGTGGTTGACAGCCCGGTAGACTTTTATAATTCACGAATCCCCAAGAAACAAAGGAAAAGGACCATTGTGGAGGAGCTTCTTGCTGATGCAGAGTTTAGAAG ctataataaaaagaaatatcaAGAGATCATGACAGAAAAGGCAGCACAGGCCGCTGGCAAGACGAACAAAAAGCACAAGTTccataaaaagaaaatgaataaataa
- the gclm gene encoding glutamate--cysteine ligase regulatory subunit, with amino-acid sequence MESHVNAKRLFNHATTLKLHTGNLVNRSRLKKCPASPPSEELQDCIQGTLSEWFAAMPSSLDSELPSVLDCTIPENTEAITPEEREELKVSVKLFLTEAHRSSIRSAVDMACLSLGVSQLDSVIIAPPPLPEGEAQTLTHLQPLWEELESLVQSQKIAAIGTSDLDKTLLEQLYNWAQIKPSSNQVNLASCCVMPPDLTAFAKEFDIQLLTHNDPKELISAAGFQEAVQGSCKDLQVADWRLEWVLRYSIIVKSRGIIKAKGYIVHAKKGSDL; translated from the exons ATGGAGTCTCATGTAAACGCGAAACGGCTTTTTAATCACGCAACAACCCTGAAGCTTCACACGGGAAATTTAGTAAACCGCAGTCGACTTAAGAAATGTCCGGCTTCGCCACCTAGTGAGGAG CTTCAAGACTGCATCCAAGGCACACTAAGCGAGTGGTTTGCCGCAATGCCGTCATCACTTGACTCA GAGCTTCCTAGTGTTTTGGACTGCACCATTCCAGAAAACACAGAGGCCATCACCCCAGAGGAGAGAGAGGAGCTGAAGGTGTCTG TCAAGCTTTTTCTCACTGAGGCGCACCGCTCGTCCATTAGAAGTGCAGTAGACATGG CTTGTCTTTCGTTAGGCGTATCTCAGCTGGACTCTGTgatcattgctccgcctcctcTCCCCGAAGGCGAGGCGCAGACGCTGACCCACCTGCAGCCGCTGTGGGAGGAGCTGGAGAGTCTCGTGCAAAGCCAGAAAATTGCTGCCATCGGCACGTCAGACTTGGACAAAACTCTTCTAGAGCAGCTCTATAACTGGGCTCAG ATTAAGCCGAGCAGTAATCAGGTGAATCTGGCCTCGTGCTGTGTGATGCCTCCAGACCTCACTGCGTTTGCTAAAGAGTTCGACATACAGTTGCTAACGCACAATGACCCCAAAG AGCTTATCAGTGCTGCAGGCTTCCAGGAAGCGGTACAGGGGAGTTGTAAGGACCTGCAGGTGGCCGACTGGAGGCTGGAGTGGGTCTTACGTTACTCTATCATCGTCAAAAGCAGAGGCATCATAAAAGCAAAAGGCTACATTGTTCATGCTAAAAAGGGCAGCGACCTTTAA
- the mrpl55 gene encoding large ribosomal subunit protein mL55 produces the protein MIMALNAIGQPCKSLFGCLQAVVTHRCLQATSTFRTTAFQSDSNRTCVVRFGRQKYERMYPVLLVRPDGSTINIRYKEPKRIMKMPVDINTLSEEERKIRMRKREPKRAAKQKLEDFEDDFKVDDYSKFWKKK, from the exons ATGATCATGGCTCTAAATGCAATTGGCCAGCCGTGCAAGAGTTTATTTGG GTGTCTTCAGGCTGTTGTCACTCACAGGTGTTTGCAAGCCACATCCACATTTCGCACCACAGCCTTTCAGTCAGACTCCAACAGAACCTGTGTGGTCCGCTTTGGGAGGCAGAAGTATGAGAGGATGTATCCAGTTCTGTTGGTGAGACCTGACGGGTCCACCATTAACATAAGATATAAAGAGCCCAAAAGAATAATGAAG ATGCCTGTGGACATCAACACCCTCTCTGAGGAGGAGAGGAAAATCAGGATGCGGAAAAGAGAACCGAAGAGGGCAGCCAAACAGAAATTGGAGGATTTTGAGGATGATTTCAAAGTTGACGATTACAGCAAATTCTGGAAAAAGAAATGA
- the paox1 gene encoding polyamine oxidase (exo-N4-amino) 1, translating into MAGRNPSIVVVGAGVAGLSAAKKLKEYGFNDVTVLEASEKVGGRVATATLGNTCVDTGAQYIHGASEKNPVYCLLNKSGVLNQVPEMGTEAFYSNKGHKVDADFARRAYEAGEGIIQYRGFNTGKSLGEHYAEKTQGVIDSLQDNDKKTRMQSVFALVGKDMLIDVGASDLHRISLDSWQYYINMGDSLNIAGFMFQLVDLLLEGFPKECLLLKREVSKIKWDGTFSVAPSPIPPPHDEPLPAHTEAASDEKVRQYPVCIVCENGEEILADHVIVTISLGCLKAQASSLFIPSLPTEKMEVIDKLCFGNIAKIFLEYEEAFWEDEVGSISLIYEDDTPASVSTNKMQWIKNMQYFSVLRPKERFGNILIGWCPGDIADLIETMPDKELSTAITDHLKMFFGHSNIPQPKSILTTKWRSNKFVKGSYAFLPVGVDVQVMDMLAQPLMGSRGPDEDLQVLFAGEATMKTLYGTVQGALLSGHREADRLAAHYKKTAAPTSPTSLDKQN; encoded by the exons ATGGCAGGCAGAAATCCATCTATCGTGGTAGTTGGTGCTGGTGTGGCCGGACTCTCCGCGGCCAAGAAGCTGAAAGAATACGGATTTAATGACGTCACGGTGCTGGAAGCCTCAGAGAAGGTCGGAGGAAGAGTAGCTACTGCAACTCTAG GGAATACATGTGTTGACACTGGAGCACAATACATCCATGGGGCATCTGAAAAAAACCCAGTCTACTGTCTTCTAAATAAGTCAGGTGTCCTAAACCAGGTCCCTGAGATGGGCACTGAAGCATTTTACAGTAACAAGGGACACAAAGTGGATGCAGACTTCGCCAGACGTGCATATGAAGCTGGGGAGGGCATTATTCAATACCGTGGCTTCAACACAGGAAAGAGTTTAGGTGAACACTATGCAGAAAAAACCCAAggtgtgattgacagcttgcaAGACAATGACAAGAAAACGAGAATGCAGAGTGTTTTTGCTTTGGTTGGCAAAGACATGCTGATTGACGTCGGAGCTTCAGACCTCCACAGGATCTCTCTTGACTCCTGGCAGTACTATATCAACATGGGTGACAGTCTCAATATTGCAGG ttttatgtttcaGCTTGTGGATCTGCTACTAGAGGGCTTCCCTAAGGAATGTTTGCTGCTAAAAAGAGAAGTTAGTAAGATCAAATGGGATGGAACCTTCTCTGTAGCCCCCTCTCCGATTCCCCCTCCTCATGATGAACCTCTCCCTGCTCACACTGAAGCTGCTTCTGATGAAAAAGTCCGCCAGTACCCAGTTTGCATTGTCTGTGAGAATGGAGAAGAGATTCTAGCCGATCATGTAATAGTGACCATTTCTCTGG gtTGTCTAAAGGCTCAAGCTTCCAGCCTCTTCATCCCCAGTCTCCCAACCGAGAAAATGGAGGTCATCGATAAGCTGTGCTTTGGAAATATTGCCAAGATCTTTCTGGAGTATGAAGAGGCATTCTGGGAGGATGAAGTTGGTTCTATCAGCCTCATTTATGAGGATGACACGCCTGCCTCAGTATCCACCAATAAAATGCAGTGGATCAAGAACATGCAGTACTTTTCTGTCCTGAGACCTAAAGAAAG GTTTGGCAATATCTTAATTGGTTGGTGTCCAGGAGACATAGCTGACCTGATTGAAACCATGCCAGATAAGGAACTCTCAACTGCTATCACTGATCATCTCAAAATGTtctttg GACATTCAAACATTCCTCAGCCGAAGTCCATACTCACCACTAAGTGGCGCAGCAACAAGTTCGTAAAGGGATCTTACGCTTTCCTCCCTGTTGGTGTTGATGTGCAAGTAATGGACATGTTGGCACAACCACTAATGGGCAGTCGGGGTCCTGATGAa GATCTTCAGGTCTTGTTTGCAGGTGAGGCAACGATGAAGACTCTTTATGGCACAGTGCAAGGAGCTCTACTGTCAGGACACAGAGAGGCTGACAGACTGGCAGCACATTATAAGAAGACAGCAGCTCCCACTTCCCCTACCTCACTGGACAAACAAAATTAG